Proteins from a genomic interval of Chitinispirillum alkaliphilum:
- a CDS encoding Electron transport complex protein RnfD — protein sequence MPTLPDTESKKSKAQGPTGATQESTELLHISSSPHIRDTQTVPSMMKWVIIALIPAFVSSLVFFSWRAVIITVVSVLAAVGTEWAINKYFKRPETITDFSAALTGLLLAFNLPSSIPWWMPVVGSVFAIAVAKLAFGGLGSNFINPALAGRAFLIANYPAAMTNFAPPNFGTLSGGLDAISAATPLGVIKDSLANGTFDPSMYGETISALFLGNVGGSLGETSALALLIGGFILVWKKIIDFRIPLFYIGTVFLLFWISNGSGYSHFSSQAMVLPLIHVLGGGLMLGAIFMATDMVTSPITSKGRIIFAVGCGFLTFIIRKFGGYPEGVTYSILLMNLTVPLIDRYTRPTIYGEVKKGD from the coding sequence ATGCCGACACTACCCGATACAGAATCAAAAAAATCAAAAGCACAGGGCCCCACCGGTGCCACTCAGGAAAGTACAGAGCTGCTTCACATCTCCTCTTCTCCTCACATAAGAGATACACAGACAGTTCCATCCATGATGAAATGGGTCATAATTGCTCTTATTCCGGCATTTGTTTCATCCCTTGTATTTTTCAGCTGGCGGGCAGTAATTATTACGGTTGTCAGTGTTCTTGCTGCAGTGGGAACGGAATGGGCCATAAATAAATATTTTAAACGTCCCGAAACAATCACAGACTTCAGTGCCGCTCTTACAGGGCTTCTTCTTGCATTTAACCTCCCGTCATCTATACCATGGTGGATGCCTGTAGTGGGATCAGTGTTCGCTATAGCTGTTGCGAAGCTGGCATTTGGAGGATTGGGATCCAATTTCATAAATCCGGCACTGGCAGGCAGGGCATTCCTTATTGCAAACTACCCTGCAGCTATGACAAATTTTGCCCCACCAAATTTTGGAACTCTAAGCGGTGGGCTTGATGCGATATCCGCAGCAACACCCCTTGGGGTAATTAAAGATTCTCTTGCCAACGGTACATTTGACCCTTCAATGTACGGTGAAACCATAAGTGCACTTTTTTTGGGTAATGTGGGTGGAAGTCTGGGAGAAACATCCGCTCTTGCACTGCTTATCGGCGGTTTCATACTGGTCTGGAAAAAAATTATTGATTTTAGAATACCCCTGTTCTACATCGGAACCGTTTTTCTTCTCTTTTGGATAAGCAACGGCAGCGGTTATTCACATTTCTCTTCTCAGGCGATGGTCTTACCGCTGATACACGTTCTTGGAGGAGGGCTGATGCTTGGCGCCATTTTTATGGCTACAGACATGGTCACTTCACCAATTACCTCAAAGGGGCGAATTATTTTCGCCGTAGGATGCGGATTTTTAACTTTTATAATCAGAAAATTTGGCGGCTATCCTGAAGGTGTAACCTATTCGATTCTTCTTATGAACCTGACAGTACCGCTTATAGACAGATACACCAGACCAACAATTTACGGTGAGGTAAAAAAAGGTGATTGA
- a CDS encoding Electron transport complex protein RnfG, translating to MIDILKLAIALMVISLAAGLAIGVTNSRTKDKIAEQNELRLQSSLEMVFGNSVEIKEEQGDDDLPDLYWSAHSEDGLQGYAFEVASRGYAGEIRYIVGVDATGTITGITILEQSETPGLGSRIEEAASEDYIWTFLFSSSEKSKPWFTQQFEGLSLTKPIGIESSAGEWHTLDSEKRNKLNEQNKITAITGSTISTRAVINGLEQDVAPYIKALKGTN from the coding sequence GTGATTGATATTTTAAAGCTCGCAATTGCCCTTATGGTAATTTCTCTTGCAGCAGGGCTGGCAATCGGTGTAACCAATTCCAGAACAAAGGATAAAATTGCAGAGCAGAATGAACTCAGACTTCAAAGTTCTCTGGAGATGGTTTTCGGAAACAGTGTTGAAATAAAAGAAGAGCAGGGTGATGACGATCTCCCCGATCTATACTGGTCCGCTCACTCTGAAGATGGTCTGCAGGGATATGCCTTCGAAGTTGCAAGCAGAGGCTATGCCGGGGAAATCCGCTATATCGTTGGAGTTGATGCAACCGGAACCATCACAGGCATCACAATCCTTGAGCAAAGTGAAACTCCTGGCTTGGGGTCAAGGATCGAAGAAGCGGCATCTGAAGATTATATCTGGACCTTTCTTTTCAGTTCTTCCGAAAAATCAAAACCATGGTTTACCCAACAGTTCGAAGGGTTGTCACTAACCAAACCTATAGGCATCGAAAGCTCTGCGGGTGAGTGGCATACTCTTGATTCTGAAAAACGCAACAAACTGAACGAACAAAACAAAATAACTGCTATAACTGGTTCCACCATCTCAACCCGGGCAGTAATAAACGGTCTGGAGCAAGATGTGGCACCTTATATTAAAGCACTGAAAGGAACAAACTAA
- a CDS encoding Electron transport complex protein RnfE, which yields MFTGEIKRGVVTENPILILALGLCPALAVSTSVQNGVGMGLAATFVLICSNVIVSIIKGWIPEKVRIPCYIVIIATFVSILQLILQANFPALNRQLGIFIPLIVVNCMILGRAEAFASKSNPFRSLLDGLVMGLGFTFALLILSAIRELLGSNKLAGLLVIPRFEPMTAFILAPGGFFAIALVMGLINHFRLKKEGVSP from the coding sequence ATGTTCACAGGAGAAATCAAAAGGGGGGTAGTTACAGAAAACCCGATACTGATACTGGCGCTGGGATTGTGTCCGGCACTGGCAGTCAGCACTTCTGTGCAAAACGGTGTTGGGATGGGGCTTGCTGCCACATTTGTACTGATATGCTCCAATGTGATTGTTTCTATTATTAAGGGATGGATTCCGGAAAAGGTACGCATACCCTGCTACATTGTAATCATTGCTACATTTGTCTCCATACTTCAGCTTATTCTCCAGGCCAATTTTCCGGCACTGAACCGACAGTTGGGAATTTTTATTCCTCTTATTGTGGTAAACTGTATGATACTTGGCAGAGCTGAAGCATTTGCCTCGAAAAGCAATCCGTTCCGCTCACTTCTGGATGGTCTGGTTATGGGGCTTGGGTTTACCTTTGCGCTTTTGATTCTTAGCGCCATTCGAGAACTTCTGGGAAGCAATAAACTTGCAGGCCTTCTTGTAATACCCAGATTTGAACCAATGACCGCTTTCATCCTTGCTCCGGGAGGCTTTTTTGCCATAGCACTGGTTATGGGGTTGATTAACCATTTCAGGTTAAAGAAAGAAGGGGTAAGCCCATGA
- a CDS encoding Electron transport complex protein RnfA yields the protein MTSFMSIIQISIAAVFIQNFVLARFLGLCPFFGVSKKLSSATGMGMAVVFVMTVASMFTWIINRYILIGLELTYLRTIVFILVIASLVQLLEMALQKFSPALYEALGIFLPLITTNCAILGVAILNTGINEFTGENYTFIESIINGIASGVGFTLALVLMAGLREKLELANVPKALEGLPISFITGGLMALAFLGFSGLSFFASVGG from the coding sequence ATGACGAGTTTCATGAGTATCATTCAGATATCAATTGCTGCTGTTTTCATTCAAAACTTTGTCCTTGCACGATTTCTTGGACTATGCCCCTTCTTCGGAGTTTCAAAAAAACTCTCCAGCGCCACAGGTATGGGCATGGCTGTCGTGTTTGTAATGACTGTAGCTTCTATGTTTACCTGGATCATAAACCGTTATATCCTTATAGGACTGGAACTCACCTATCTTAGGACGATAGTTTTTATTCTCGTCATAGCCTCACTTGTTCAGCTGCTTGAGATGGCACTTCAGAAGTTCTCCCCTGCACTTTATGAGGCGTTGGGGATTTTTCTTCCACTGATCACCACAAACTGTGCGATTCTCGGTGTTGCCATATTGAATACAGGTATAAACGAATTTACGGGTGAAAACTACACTTTCATCGAAAGCATCATAAATGGCATAGCTTCAGGAGTAGGGTTCACTCTCGCACTGGTATTAATGGCCGGACTCAGGGAAAAACTTGAACTGGCAAACGTACCCAAAGCCCTTGAAGGTCTTCCCATCTCCTTTATAACCGGTGGGCTGATGGCACTTGCATTCCTGGGCTTTTCAGGACTCTCATTTTTTGCATCGGTTGGAGGATAA
- a CDS encoding Electron transport complex protein RnfB, whose protein sequence is MEIFLPVMIVGLIGLLFGVGLGIASKKLHVFVDPKIAKIQDALPNANCGACAYPGCSAFAKAVAQGKADPTGCIPGGAKTAHEISDILGVAAQDALEPMMAVVHCKGGKAEALERAKYDGIEDCHSATLVGNGPKVCAQGCFGLGSCSRACPFDAIEMNENGLAVVDPEKCTGCGKCVPACPRGIISMIPKVHKIFLACSNTDRGGKVKKYCSVGCTACTLCVKATPSGAIAMNNNLPVLDYTQDENFIPAVHKCPSNCFVDLVKARPKVNIGTSCDGCGECVKACPVPGAIVGEPGQRHIIDKNKCIGCGICLNKCHARAISLWGGLGYNHHTKIGKKQRNTSE, encoded by the coding sequence GTGGAGATTTTTCTGCCAGTAATGATAGTGGGATTGATAGGGCTTCTGTTTGGGGTGGGGCTTGGAATTGCATCCAAAAAGCTTCATGTGTTCGTTGATCCCAAAATCGCCAAAATACAGGATGCACTCCCCAATGCTAACTGCGGAGCGTGCGCATATCCCGGATGCAGTGCTTTTGCAAAAGCCGTAGCACAGGGAAAGGCAGATCCTACTGGCTGTATACCGGGGGGTGCCAAAACTGCACATGAAATTTCCGACATTCTTGGCGTAGCCGCTCAAGACGCGCTGGAACCCATGATGGCTGTAGTCCACTGTAAGGGTGGAAAAGCTGAAGCACTTGAAAGAGCTAAGTATGACGGCATAGAAGATTGTCACTCTGCAACTCTTGTTGGAAATGGACCAAAAGTTTGCGCTCAGGGTTGTTTTGGTCTTGGAAGTTGCAGTAGAGCTTGTCCATTCGATGCAATAGAGATGAATGAAAACGGTTTAGCAGTCGTTGACCCAGAGAAGTGCACAGGGTGCGGAAAATGTGTTCCCGCCTGCCCAAGGGGAATTATCTCCATGATTCCAAAAGTACATAAGATTTTTTTGGCCTGCTCCAATACCGACCGGGGGGGGAAAGTAAAGAAATATTGCTCTGTTGGATGTACCGCATGTACGCTTTGTGTCAAAGCAACTCCTTCCGGAGCTATAGCTATGAATAACAATTTGCCCGTACTTGATTACACTCAGGATGAAAATTTTATACCAGCGGTACACAAATGTCCCTCAAACTGTTTTGTTGACCTGGTTAAGGCCAGACCAAAGGTAAATATTGGAACAAGCTGTGACGGGTGCGGAGAGTGTGTCAAAGCATGCCCCGTTCCAGGCGCGATAGTTGGAGAGCCAGGTCAGAGGCATATCATAGATAAAAACAAATGTATAGGCTGTGGGATCTGTTTGAATAAATGCCATGCACGCGCTATTTCCCTTTGGGGAGGGCTTGGATACAATCACCACACAAAAATTGGCAAAAAACAGCGAAACACCTCTGAATAA
- a CDS encoding Membrane-bound lytic murein transglycosylase D precursor, translated as MSISRFYKIGLLFSATAGLVLTGCATQNRSDQKLAPICTTINEIVIIEPDTDSSHVYEEQLERENIDHLLDEALKAGQEENFSKADTILRNAVKLVETSREYAELSWFPVENYLNRIVEIYSNYMPEDYVIPDEISALVFQQRLLDALGTLEVKPEDSVLLYRLSRERNNYDIPVVWNDRVQHSLLFFMRSRRGIFDRWLHRAGYYLPVKKQMFADAGLPQDLAYLPILESGYNPHAYSRAHASGIWQFIPSTGRAYGLRQNYWIDERRDPLKSADAAIRYLSKLYNDFGDWYLALAAYNCGEGRLGRTIRRDGTNDYWELSLPRETMNYVPLYLASMIIAKNPDIFDFSFSEDFRFNLDTVYVHDCIQLSTIANGLDISLDTLRRINPHLLQFSTPPDLSDVLLYLPNGYGNKFREFYANLPEEERVRWYRYRVRRGDNLIQIARNFGVTVEGIRAVNNIRGNTIIAGNHLYIPLPLNVKTPNQKTSRSGSAPSSQPRGQRVTYTVRQGDVVGRIARQFNVTVEEICRWNNLSRPEDLRAGQVISIYRQESRATTQNRPQNGNLGQYTVKSGDSPYSIAKELGISVNQLLRANNFSSGNPRIFPGDVLFYPLHSQTSEQSSPENTPSTESPNQRVIEYRVVQGDSLSRIAQLFSVSIKTIKELNGLTESSILRVGDRIKIPKNGNNS; from the coding sequence ATGAGCATTTCTCGTTTTTATAAAATCGGTCTGCTGTTTTCTGCTACTGCCGGGCTTGTTCTCACCGGTTGCGCCACCCAAAATCGTTCGGATCAAAAACTCGCCCCAATATGTACCACCATAAATGAAATAGTGATAATCGAACCGGATACTGATTCATCACACGTCTATGAAGAACAGCTTGAAAGAGAAAACATTGACCACCTTCTTGATGAGGCTCTCAAAGCAGGTCAGGAGGAGAACTTTTCCAAAGCTGACACAATCTTAAGAAATGCAGTTAAACTGGTTGAGACAAGCAGAGAATATGCAGAGCTTAGCTGGTTTCCGGTTGAGAACTATTTAAACAGAATTGTTGAGATATATTCCAACTATATGCCTGAGGATTATGTTATTCCTGATGAGATCTCTGCACTTGTCTTTCAGCAACGGCTCCTTGATGCGCTCGGTACTCTTGAGGTTAAACCCGAAGACAGCGTTCTGCTTTATCGACTATCCAGAGAAAGAAACAACTATGATATACCTGTGGTATGGAATGACAGAGTCCAGCACTCACTTCTCTTCTTTATGAGAAGCCGAAGAGGTATATTCGACCGATGGCTCCACAGAGCAGGATACTACCTTCCGGTCAAAAAGCAGATGTTTGCAGATGCCGGACTTCCTCAGGATCTTGCCTATCTTCCTATTCTGGAAAGTGGATACAATCCGCATGCCTACTCAAGAGCTCACGCCTCAGGCATATGGCAGTTTATTCCCTCTACCGGGCGGGCTTACGGATTACGCCAGAATTACTGGATTGATGAAAGAAGAGACCCGCTTAAGAGTGCTGACGCAGCAATCAGGTATCTTTCAAAGCTTTATAACGACTTTGGAGACTGGTACCTTGCTCTTGCTGCATACAACTGTGGTGAAGGCAGATTAGGGCGAACGATAAGAAGAGATGGTACAAATGACTACTGGGAACTGTCACTGCCCAGAGAAACTATGAATTATGTGCCATTGTATCTGGCTTCGATGATTATTGCAAAAAACCCCGATATCTTTGATTTCTCCTTTTCAGAGGATTTCAGATTTAACCTTGATACCGTTTATGTGCATGACTGTATACAGCTCTCAACCATAGCCAATGGGTTGGATATATCATTAGACACACTGAGGCGTATAAACCCCCATCTGCTTCAATTCAGCACACCTCCCGATCTGAGCGACGTTCTTCTCTATCTGCCTAACGGATATGGAAACAAATTCAGAGAATTTTATGCAAATCTTCCTGAAGAGGAACGGGTCAGATGGTACCGCTACAGAGTACGCAGAGGTGACAATCTTATACAGATCGCCAGGAATTTCGGCGTTACTGTTGAAGGAATCCGAGCAGTAAACAACATTCGGGGCAATACTATCATTGCAGGAAACCATCTCTACATACCGCTTCCGTTGAATGTAAAAACACCTAATCAGAAAACCAGCAGATCTGGTTCTGCTCCCTCTTCCCAACCCAGGGGTCAAAGGGTAACCTACACAGTAAGACAAGGTGATGTTGTGGGCAGAATAGCGCGGCAGTTTAATGTGACAGTGGAAGAGATATGTCGCTGGAATAATCTTTCAAGACCGGAAGACCTCAGGGCTGGTCAGGTAATTTCTATCTACAGACAAGAATCCCGGGCAACAACACAGAACAGGCCCCAAAATGGTAATCTGGGCCAATACACCGTTAAAAGCGGAGATTCTCCCTATTCCATAGCTAAAGAACTTGGTATTAGTGTAAATCAGTTGCTAAGGGCTAATAATTTCAGTTCGGGGAACCCAAGAATTTTCCCCGGGGATGTGCTTTTTTATCCTCTGCATTCACAAACCTCTGAGCAGAGCAGCCCGGAAAACACCCCTTCAACGGAGAGTCCAAATCAACGGGTAATCGAATACCGCGTTGTTCAGGGAGACAGTTTAAGCCGCATAGCGCAGCTATTCTCGGTATCTATCAAAACTATAAAGGAATTGAACGGCCTCACTGAAAGCTCTATTCTCAGGGTCGGTGATAGGATAAAGATCCCGAAAAATGGTAACAACTCCTGA
- a CDS encoding signal peptide peptidase SppA (protease IV): MKFQKAVIIAVILLPVLAGVVLSISSRTGSGGRFIQTGSFQKLAVIRVNGVITESENIVHNLRSYRQNRNIAGVLLRLESQGGGVAPSQEIYNEILSYRDENKPLVISMGNLAASGAYYLASPAERIFALPGTITGSIGVTFSTPMIRELSEKIGIEFRTYKAGNLKDIGSPHREITDLEESIIQSLLDDTHDQFIEDIARARGLERDSIELIADGRIFTGRQALQYGLVDTLGGYEDALDYLRFKTGLPGDVRIIEEDKKRSLVSTLFTEIIADQIPFISTLFRPAGMYYIFNPN; the protein is encoded by the coding sequence ATGAAATTTCAAAAAGCCGTAATTATTGCAGTGATTCTGTTACCGGTACTTGCCGGAGTTGTTCTTTCGATAAGCAGCAGAACAGGTTCGGGGGGCAGGTTTATTCAAACAGGATCATTCCAGAAACTCGCTGTGATCAGGGTAAACGGAGTAATTACAGAATCAGAGAATATTGTACATAACCTCAGATCTTACCGCCAGAACAGAAATATTGCCGGAGTTTTGCTCAGACTTGAATCCCAGGGAGGCGGAGTAGCTCCTTCGCAGGAAATCTATAATGAAATTCTTTCCTACAGGGATGAGAATAAGCCCCTTGTAATAAGCATGGGAAACCTCGCAGCATCAGGCGCATACTATCTTGCATCTCCTGCAGAGCGGATTTTTGCTCTCCCGGGCACGATAACGGGTTCAATCGGAGTCACATTCAGCACTCCAATGATAAGAGAGCTCAGCGAAAAGATCGGAATAGAATTTCGCACCTATAAGGCTGGTAACTTAAAGGATATCGGCAGTCCCCACAGGGAGATAACTGATCTTGAGGAGAGTATCATACAAAGCCTTCTTGATGATACCCATGATCAGTTTATTGAAGATATTGCCCGGGCACGGGGGCTTGAGAGGGACAGTATTGAGCTGATTGCCGATGGCAGGATTTTTACCGGTCGACAGGCACTGCAGTATGGTTTAGTCGATACTCTGGGCGGTTATGAGGATGCCCTGGACTATCTTCGGTTCAAAACGGGGCTGCCAGGAGATGTCCGCATTATCGAAGAAGACAAAAAGCGTTCACTCGTCTCAACCCTTTTCACAGAGATTATAGCCGACCAGATTCCATTCATTTCAACACTTTTCAGGCCCGCTGGTATGTACTATATTTTCAATCCAAACTGA
- a CDS encoding gliding motility-associated ABC transporter ATP-binding subunit GldA — protein MLKVDNLSKRFGDFYAVKNLNFHIKKGEIFGFLGPNGAGKTTTMRIINCFMPASNGSVMVDGLETTQNTLEVRKKIGYLPESTPLYNDMTVKEYLKFAGQVRDIQGHSLERRIDEMFTICGLAKMATRQIGKLSKGYRQRVSLAQAIIHNPDLLILDEPMSGLDPNQIIEIRQLIKKIGKEKTVIYCSHILSEVSATCDRILIINDGSIVATGTPDELTSGSQQGSRYVAKIKGEKKAIKNSLSKLPDITSVQLNEFDSQWYKTDIISTRKDDIGEELFKCAVDNGWSLSELKRESASLEDVFTQLTRS, from the coding sequence ATGCTGAAGGTCGACAACCTCAGTAAGAGGTTCGGGGATTTTTATGCTGTGAAAAATCTCAACTTTCACATCAAAAAGGGTGAAATTTTCGGGTTTTTAGGCCCCAATGGTGCAGGCAAAACCACTACCATGCGTATCATCAACTGCTTTATGCCAGCTTCCAACGGCTCGGTAATGGTAGATGGACTTGAAACAACTCAAAATACTTTGGAGGTGCGAAAGAAAATTGGTTATCTGCCGGAAAGCACCCCTCTGTATAACGACATGACCGTAAAGGAGTATCTCAAGTTTGCAGGACAGGTAAGAGATATTCAAGGCCATAGTCTGGAAAGAAGAATCGATGAGATGTTTACAATCTGCGGTCTTGCAAAAATGGCCACAAGACAGATTGGAAAACTCTCCAAGGGATACCGCCAGCGTGTCAGCCTTGCTCAGGCCATAATTCACAATCCTGACCTTTTAATTTTAGATGAGCCCATGTCCGGTCTTGATCCAAATCAGATTATCGAAATTCGCCAACTGATCAAAAAAATCGGAAAAGAAAAAACCGTCATTTACTGCTCCCACATTCTTTCTGAGGTCAGTGCAACATGTGACAGAATCCTCATCATCAATGATGGTTCAATTGTAGCCACCGGAACCCCCGATGAACTTACAAGCGGCTCTCAGCAAGGAAGCAGATATGTGGCAAAAATCAAGGGTGAGAAAAAAGCGATTAAAAATTCTCTCTCCAAACTGCCCGACATAACCTCCGTACAACTCAACGAGTTTGATTCTCAATGGTACAAAACCGACATTATCTCCACACGCAAGGATGATATCGGTGAAGAACTTTTTAAATGTGCCGTTGACAACGGATGGAGTCTGTCTGAACTGAAAAGAGAGTCCGCAAGTCTGGAAGATGTTTTTACCCAACTCACAAGGAGCTAA
- a CDS encoding gliding motility-associated ABC transporter permease protein GldF gives MNTVLAIFKKEFVSFFISPIAYVFITVYLVVTNFMFFQSFFLINQVEMRAYFQLLPWVFLFFIPAITMRTWAEEKKGKTLELLLTWPVSDLQVVMGKFLATFAFLLTVILMSITIPITLNIIGSPDPGPIWGGYIGAILMGAAYLSIGLWISSLTENQINAFILSLVVIFALMMIGDPFVTMQMPSFIVPILSHLGLSNHFESLGRGVVDSRNIIYYLSVIGFFLFLNVQSLSSRKYE, from the coding sequence ATGAACACCGTACTGGCGATTTTCAAGAAGGAATTTGTATCGTTTTTCATATCGCCTATTGCATATGTGTTTATCACTGTGTATCTGGTCGTTACAAATTTCATGTTTTTCCAATCATTTTTCCTGATTAATCAGGTAGAAATGAGGGCCTATTTTCAACTACTGCCCTGGGTCTTTCTATTCTTCATTCCCGCAATCACCATGAGAACATGGGCAGAAGAGAAAAAGGGCAAAACACTCGAACTACTGCTTACCTGGCCTGTAAGTGATCTGCAGGTGGTAATGGGAAAATTCCTGGCCACTTTTGCATTCCTGCTTACCGTAATACTGATGTCGATCACCATACCCATAACACTGAATATTATTGGAAGTCCCGATCCGGGACCAATCTGGGGCGGGTATATCGGTGCAATCCTTATGGGGGCTGCTTACCTGTCTATTGGATTATGGATCTCATCACTCACCGAAAACCAGATCAATGCTTTTATTTTGTCATTGGTTGTGATCTTTGCCCTGATGATGATCGGCGACCCCTTTGTCACTATGCAAATGCCATCATTCATTGTTCCGATACTCAGTCATCTGGGGCTCTCAAACCATTTTGAAAGTTTGGGACGTGGGGTAGTTGATAGCAGAAATATTATCTATTATTTATCTGTTATCGGATTTTTCCTTTTCTTGAATGTACAGTCTCTGAGCAGCAGAAAATACGAATAA
- a CDS encoding gliding-associated putative ABC transporter substrate-binding component GldG — METKKIKNRTELLIFILSVLAILIAVNYIGTRWFSRFDMTENKQYSISDATKNVLRDLDDIVNIRVFFSEDLPAHLNPIVADVKDILSEYSAYGGRNLRITWIDPSESEEYRSEAQALGIQPIPINNPARDRIQLMNVFLGIAVLFENEKEVIPVVINQNLEYDLTQRIMRVVRTSVPKVGVLRTDDGTPPRPTNPNFPPPPNKTEQQFSPLFQVLGENYDVKTIDLSDGSAIDRDIQTLIIPGVANLTEDMLYEVDQYFMEGGNLIVLANGVQVSLERGAEARAMNSPVFDMLEHYGVRVQKNLILDPSCGKIQIPFEIGGREMHRAVPYPYFVKVGNKGFDKFTPAVSSLSDVQLPWVSALQILAGNYSQNEVTATILASSSPYSWTVEGSFDLNPMQQWMQPHEDNLTSYPIAAYLTGNFTSYFNDDVQKELAISDNQDSDDPINQISLLQENQKQAAVSSNINGNLVVVGNSDFISQRSASFANVTFMSNIVDWLTQDNNLISLRSREIRDNTVDSDLLSEEHSFKPNLIRFANIFLMPSLIILIGLVIFLKRREVIPATTKAKPVASKNKEEK; from the coding sequence ATGGAAACAAAAAAAATAAAAAACCGCACAGAATTACTGATATTTATCTTATCTGTTCTGGCAATCCTGATCGCTGTCAATTATATCGGCACCCGTTGGTTCAGTCGCTTCGATATGACAGAAAACAAGCAGTACAGTATTTCAGATGCGACAAAAAATGTACTTAGAGATCTTGACGACATTGTAAACATCAGAGTTTTCTTCTCTGAAGATCTTCCAGCACATTTGAATCCTATCGTTGCGGATGTAAAAGACATTCTTTCTGAATACAGTGCCTACGGTGGGAGAAACCTGAGAATTACATGGATAGATCCTTCGGAAAGTGAAGAGTACAGAAGTGAAGCCCAGGCTCTTGGAATTCAACCCATACCAATCAATAACCCTGCACGGGACAGAATCCAGCTCATGAACGTGTTTCTTGGTATTGCAGTTCTTTTCGAGAATGAGAAAGAAGTGATACCTGTAGTGATTAATCAAAATCTGGAATATGACCTAACCCAAAGAATTATGAGGGTAGTACGCACATCTGTTCCCAAAGTGGGTGTACTGAGAACCGATGACGGCACTCCCCCACGCCCTACAAATCCAAATTTCCCACCACCACCAAACAAAACGGAACAACAGTTTTCTCCGCTGTTTCAGGTTCTTGGAGAAAACTATGATGTAAAAACCATAGATCTCTCAGATGGTTCAGCTATTGACAGGGATATTCAAACACTTATTATTCCGGGCGTAGCAAACTTAACTGAGGACATGCTGTATGAAGTAGATCAGTACTTTATGGAAGGTGGCAATCTGATTGTACTTGCAAACGGAGTACAAGTATCACTGGAAAGAGGAGCTGAAGCAAGAGCAATGAATTCACCTGTTTTCGATATGCTTGAGCATTATGGTGTGAGAGTGCAAAAAAACCTTATACTCGACCCCTCCTGTGGCAAGATACAAATTCCTTTTGAAATTGGTGGAAGAGAAATGCACAGAGCTGTGCCATACCCGTATTTTGTGAAAGTTGGGAATAAGGGATTTGACAAGTTTACCCCTGCAGTTTCTTCATTATCAGATGTTCAGCTTCCATGGGTAAGTGCTCTCCAGATACTTGCCGGTAATTATTCACAGAACGAAGTTACTGCAACAATCCTTGCCTCTTCAAGTCCATACAGTTGGACTGTAGAGGGTAGCTTTGATTTGAATCCAATGCAACAGTGGATGCAACCGCATGAGGATAATCTTACATCCTACCCTATTGCAGCTTATCTAACCGGAAATTTCACAAGTTATTTTAACGATGATGTACAGAAGGAGCTTGCGATTTCAGATAATCAGGACAGTGATGATCCGATAAACCAAATCAGTCTGCTGCAGGAAAATCAAAAGCAGGCAGCTGTTTCTTCAAATATCAATGGCAACCTTGTAGTCGTGGGAAATTCAGATTTCATTTCTCAACGAAGTGCCTCTTTCGCCAATGTTACATTTATGAGTAACATCGTAGATTGGCTAACTCAGGATAATAACCTCATATCTCTCCGCTCACGTGAGATAAGAGACAACACAGTCGATAGTGATCTTCTTAGTGAGGAACATTCTTTCAAACCAAACCTAATCAGGTTTGCCAATATTTTCCTGATGCCTTCTTTGATTATACTGATTGGTCTGGTGATTTTCCTAAAAAGACGGGAAGTGATTCCGGCCACAACTAAAGCTAAACCAGTAGCTTCGAAAAACAAGGAGGAGAAATGA